ATTTCTAAACGTTTAAAAACATTTTTCTGAGTACCTAAAGCAAAAAAATAGGAGTAATTTGTTAAAAAGTGGCTAAAATTGTTGTTGGTCTATCTGGTGGCGTTGATTCTGCAGTTAGTGCATACCTTCTAAAAAAACAAGGGCATGAAGTTATTTGTGTCTTTATGAGAAATTGAGATTCTGACCTTAACAATGATTTTTTAGGTCAGAAAAATTTAGCTGACAATCATATTTGTCCACAAGAGCAAGATTGGCAAGATGCAAAAAAAGTTGCAGAGCAACTAAATTTGCCAATTTTCCGAGTAGATTTTGTAAAACAATATTGAGATGAAGTTTTTAGCGATCTAATTCAAAAATATAAATCCGGTTTAACTCCAAATCCTGACATTTTGTGTAACAAAAACATAAAATTCAAACATTTTCTTGATTATGCAATTAATGTTCATCAAGCCGATTTTATTGCAATGGGTCACTATGCAAAAACAAAAAACGGAAAATTATTTACTCCAAAAGACAAAAATAAGGATCAAACTTATTTTTTAGGGCAACTTTCAAAAGATCAGCTAAAAAAAACAATTTTTCCGCTTGGAGATTATTTAAAAACTGAAGTTAGAGAAATTGCCAAAAATTTAGAGCTAATGAATGCAACAAAAAAAGACTCAACCGGAATTTGCTTCATTGGTGAACGAAAATTTACTGATTTTCTCCAAAATTATATTCCTGCTCAACCCGGTCCAATTGTCGATATTAGCACAAATGAAATTATCGGAAAACATATTGGAATTATGTATTTTACAATCGGACAGCGAAAAGGTTTTGGTCTAAGCGGAATGAATGAACCTTATTTTGTTGTTGGCCACAATCTTAAAGAAAAAATTTTGTACGCGGCTCCTTCAAGCCAAAAAATTTGACTTGAATCAAATGAGCTTTTAGCAATTAATGCTAATTTTTTGACAGAAAATTTTCCCCTTGAAAATTTAAAGGCCAAATTTCGATACCGCCAAGAATCTGTTGATGTTAATATTAAAATAATTGACCAAAATTCTTTTTATGTTTATTATCAAAATTATAGTGCAGTAACACCTGGTCAACAAGTTGTGATTTATTTTGAAGATCAAGTTGTTTTAGCTGGTGAAATATC
Above is a window of Mesomycoplasma ovipneumoniae DNA encoding:
- the mnmA gene encoding tRNA 2-thiouridine(34) synthase MnmA, whose product is MAKIVVGLSGGVDSAVSAYLLKKQGHEVICVFMRNWDSDLNNDFLGQKNLADNHICPQEQDWQDAKKVAEQLNLPIFRVDFVKQYWDEVFSDLIQKYKSGLTPNPDILCNKNIKFKHFLDYAINVHQADFIAMGHYAKTKNGKLFTPKDKNKDQTYFLGQLSKDQLKKTIFPLGDYLKTEVREIAKNLELMNATKKDSTGICFIGERKFTDFLQNYIPAQPGPIVDISTNEIIGKHIGIMYFTIGQRKGFGLSGMNEPYFVVGHNLKEKILYAAPSSQKIWLESNELLAINANFLTENFPLENLKAKFRYRQESVDVNIKIIDQNSFYVYYQNYSAVTPGQQVVIYFEDQVVLAGEISLIFRDGKKLDYLG